One Thermoanaerobacter pseudethanolicus ATCC 33223 genomic window, TGGGTAGAAGTGAGGATTTAAACTCCATTGATGAAGTCAACCTTTACCAGTATTATCAAAATTGTATTAATACTTTGCCAATGGATATATATGTTGTAGGAAATGTGGACCCTAGATATGTAGAAGAGGTTTTTACAAAATATTTTTCTTTTCAAAGAGGACAGATACTAAATATTCCTTCCCCCAATATATATAAAGAGGTAAAGGAAGTAAAGTATGTGACAGAAAATTTAGAAGTAACACAGGGGAAGCTTACTCTTGGCTTTAGAACTAATGTACCGGCTAACAGTGAGGAATATTTTCCTCTTTTGGTATACAGTGGTGTGTTAGGAGGAGGACCTTTTTCTAAACTTTTTATGAATGTGAGGGAAAAGGCAAGCCTTGCTTATTATGCTTATTCAAGGCTAGAGAGATTTAGAGGTTTAATGGTGGTAAGTTGCGGCATAGAGATAGAAAATTACAACAAAGCTCTTGACATAATACTTAAACAGTTAAAAGAAATTGAAGAAGGTAATATCTCAGATTATGAATTAGATTCCACAATAAAAGCCTTAAAGACCTCTTTGAATGCAATGAAAGACAATGCTACTTCTAAATCTGACTACTATTTGTCACAAAAAATTGCAGGAGTAGATTTAAATATAGAAGAATTTATTAAAAAAGTAGAAAAGGTGACAAAAGAGGACGTAGTGGAAGTTGCTAAAAAGGTTAAATTAGATACGGTGTATTTTATGACCGGCAAAAAGGAGGAATAATTATGCAGCAGTTGTACAATGAGAGAATAGACGAAAAAATGCTTTTACAAGAATTGGATAATGGCCTAAAAGTGTATATAATGCCGAAAAGAGGTTATACAAAGCAGTTTGCAATATTTGCTACCCATTTTGGTTCTAATGACAGTAAGTTTATCGCTCCAGGGGATACTGATGTAACGGAGGTACCTGATGGGGTTGCACATTTTTTGGAACACAAAATGTTCGAAGAGGAAGAAGGTAGTATTTTTGAGCAGTTTTCAAAATTAGGGGCTTCAGCTAACGCTTACACTAATTTTACTACAACTGCTTATTTATTTGCGAGTACTGAAAACTTCTATGAAAATCTAAAACTTTTAGTAAAGTTTGTACAAAATCCTTATTTTACAGATGAAAATGTGGAAAAAGAAAAGGGAATAATAGCTCAAGAAATAAGGATGTATCAAGATGACCCCAATTGGAAAGTTTATTTTAACGCATTAGAGGCTCTTTATCATGTACATCCAGTTAGAAAGGACATAGCTGGCACAATTGAATCAATTTCTCAGATAAATAAAGAAATTTTGTATAAGTGTTATTACACATTTTATCATCCTGAAAATATGGTATTGTTTGCGGTAGGAGATATTGATATAGATAAAACTCTTGACATTATAAAAGAAAATGTGAGACAGGATAAAAAACAAGGAGAAATAAAAAGGATATATCCTAAAGAGCCTTTAAGCGTTTATAAAAAAGAAGTGATACAAGATATGCAAGTATCCATTCCTCTTTTTAATCTAGGTTTTAAAGATACAGATGTGGGTTTTGGTGGAAAGAAATTATTAAAGAAGAACTTAGAGATACAAATAGGGTTGGAAATGGCATTAGGCAGAAGTTCTGACTTGTATGAGAGGCTTTACAATGAAGGGCTTATTGACAGCACTTTTAGCTTTGATTACGGTGGAGAGATAGATTACGGTTATTCTATAATAGGAGGTCAATCTAAAGATCCTTTTAAAGTGAGAGATATCATTTTAAATGCAATAAATAATCTACAATTTTTAAAGGAAGAAGATTTTGAGAGAATAAAGAAAAAATACATAGGAAAATTTTTAAGAACATTTAATTCGGTCGATAGTATAGCTTACAGTTTTATAAACTTTTATATGAAAGAAATAAATTTACTGGATTATTTAGATGTGCTTTACAGTATAAGCTTTGAAGATGTTAGAGAAAGATTTCAAAATCATCTGAGAGAAGAGAATAGTGTACTTTCCGTTGTGAATCCTATAAAAAAATAAAAAAATCAGGCGCAAAGCCTGATTTTTTTATTTTTTTATAAAAATTTAGCAGGATTTTTTAAATTTATATAGAATAACATATTAAGTGGTGCAATGTGGTGGTAAGTGGGAGAATGTGAAATGAAAGTTTGGTGTTTTGTATGTTGATGGGTCAATACGAACACACAATTGATGCAAAGGGAAGGGTCATAATCCCCGCTAAATTCAGAGGAGAACTGGGGGATAGGTTTGTATTGACTAAAGGATTGGACAATTGCTTATTCGTATATTCACTGGAGGAGTGGAAAAATATTGAGGCCAAACTTAAAACTTTGCCACTTACCAAAAAAGACGCAAGAGCATTTACGAGATTTTTCCTAGCTGGAGCTGTGGAATGCGAAATTGATAAACAGGGAAGAATACTTATACCTGCTAATTTAAGAGAGCATGCCAAAATAGAAAAGGATGTTATATTTATTGGAGTTTCTACAAGGGTTGAAATTTGGAGTAAAGAGGTTTGGGAAGAATACTCTAACAATACAGATGTTTCTTTTGAAGAGATTGCTGAGCATCTTGACGAATTAAATATATAGGTGTGATAAAAAATGGAATACAGCCATAAAAGTGTTTTGCTTAAGGAGACAATTGAATATTTAAATATAAAACCAGAGGGAATATATGTAGATGGTACTTTAGGTGGTGGAGGCCATTCTGAAGAAATATTAAAAAGGCTTACCACCGGAAAGTTAATTGCGATAGATAGAGATTTAGATGCGATAAAGGCTAGCAAAGAAAGGCTTAAAAATTACAAAAATGCAGAGTACATAAATGATAATTTTAAAAATATAAAAGAGATACTTAAAAGTTTGAATATTGACAAGGTTGATGGCATCCTTTTGGATTTGGGGGTATCTTCTTATCAATTAGAAGAAGTTAAACGGGGTTTTTCTTATATGAAAGATGCTCCGATGGATATGAGAATGGACAAAAATTCACCTTTTTCTGCCTATGATGTGGTGAACAAGTATTCACAGCAAGAATTAGAAAGAGTGATAAGAGAATATGGAGAAGAGAAATGGGCATCACGTATTGCTAAATTTATTGTAAAAGAAAGAGAAAAAGGAGAAATAAAAACTACTTTTCAGTTAGTAGAGATTATAAAAAATGCTGTTCCTGCCTCTGCCAGGAGAGAAGGACCACATCCAGCAAAAAGAACATTTCAAGCCATACGAATAGAAGTCAATGAAGAACTTAAAGGTTTAGATAAGGCGATTGAGGATATGGTAGAGGTATTACGGGGGAAAGGGCGCATTGCGATAATCACATTTCACTCTTTGGAAGATAGAATTGTGAAGAATACTTTTAAAAAATTAGAAAATCCCTGCACTTGTCCACCTAATATGCCATGTACTTGTGGTAAAAAACCGGTAGTGAAGATTATAACAAAAAAACCGGTACTACCTTCCAAAGAGGAAATAGAAACAAATTCCAGGTCCCGTAGTGCAAAACTTAGAGTTGCGGAAAAACTGTAAGTTCTAAAAGAAATGGAGGTAGAATAAATTGATAGTAGCACAAAGAGAATATAATTACGAGTATCCCCCATATACCTCAGAAAAGAAAGAGCAAATAAGAAAAACTAAAAAAAATGCGAAATTAAAGAATTTACTTTTGGTGTTTTTTATAAGTTCTCTAAGCATTTTGATACTTTACAGGTATACTGTAATTTATCAAAGGTCAATTGCTTTAGACAAAATGGAAAAACAAGTACAATATGCAGAAAATTTAAATCAACAATTAAAAGCCCAAATTGCTTCTTTAACCAATCCCGCTCGAATTGAAGAGATTGCAAAAGAAAAATTAGGAATGCAATTGCCAGAAGAAAATCAGATAGTCTACATAAATGTGGGAGAAAAGCCTAAAGTAGCTGAAGAGAAAAAAGGTGAAGAGAAATCACAAGATAAAAGTAACTTTTTTATGAGGATATTGGGGGTGTTGAATAGATAGGGGGGATAATAAATATATCCAACCATATCTGTAAAGAGAAGAATTCTTTTTTTACTTTTTTTATCTTCTATAGTAGTTTTTGGACTTATACTCAGACTTTTTTGGATACAGGTAGTAAAAAGTGAAGATTATCAAAAGATGGCACTTCCTCAATGGACTTTAGAAGTATCTGTTAGTGGTAAAAGGGGAAATATATTTGATAGAAATGGCAAAGTATTAGCAGAAAATATAAGTGTTAATAAAATAAGTGTTATCCCTAAAGAAATACCTGATTCTCAAAGAGAAGCAGTAGCTGAAGCTTTAGCCCAAATATTAAATTTAGATAAAGGAAAAGTTCTTCAAAAGATTTCTAATAAAAACTTACAAGAAGTGTTAATTGCTAAACAAGTTGATGACGAAAAGGTAGCAGAGATAAGAAAGCTTAATATAGATGGAATAATAATTTCTGAGGACATGAAAAGATTCTATCCCAATAATACTCTTGCATCACATGTCTTGGGTTTTACTGGAATTGACAACCAGGGTTTAGATGGCGTTGAATTAGCATTTGACAACTTTTTAAGAGGTATTCCGGGAAGAATTTTTACTCCAATGGATGCTATAGGTAGAAAGATGGATGTGGGAGAGGAAGAGTATTTTGAACCTCTTCCAGGTTATAACGTAGTGCTTACAATAGATGAAACTATTCAGCATTTTGCAGAAAAGGCTCTTAACCAAGCGATGGTTCATTCTAAGCCTTCAAAAGGAGCAGTAGCCATTGTTATGGACCCCAAAACAGGGGAAATATTGGCTTTGGCTAATAGACCAAATTTTAATCCTAATAATCCTTTTGAAGGACCGCAGGAAGAATGGTATAAAGTTTGGCGAAATAAAGCTATTTCTGATTCTTATGAACCTGGTTCTGTTTTTAAGACAATTACTGCTTCTGCAGCTTTAGAAGAAAAACTTGTAGGTCTTAATGAACAGTTTTATTGTCCGGGCTATACTATAGTTTCTGGACATAGAATAAATTGCTGGGCTACCCATGGCAGTGAAAATTTTGTTCAAGGTGTTCAAAATTCTTGCAACGCAGTTTTTGTGACGTTAGGACAAAGGCTAGGAGTAGAAAAACTCTATAAATACATACATGATTTTGGATTTGGACAAAGGACAGGAATACTTCTTCCTGGTGAAGCTCCAGGTCTTGTATTGGCAGAAAGTAGTGTTGGGCCTGTTGAGTTAGCCACTAATTCTTTTGGGCAAGGTATTGCTGTGACGCCTCTTCAGATGATTACTGCTGTCTCCGCAATAGCCAATGGAGGAAAATTGATGCAACCTCTAATTGTGAAATCAATTGTAGATTCAAATGGAAAAGTAGTGAAGGAATTTAAACCAAAAGTAGTGAGGCAAGTCATTTCTGAACAGACCTCTTCTACAATGAGAGAAATACTAAAAAGTGTAGTGTCAGAGGGAACAGGCAAAGCAGGATATATTGAAGGATTTGATGTAGCTGGAAAGACTGGTACTACAGAAAAATATATGCCAGGCAAATATGTGGCATCTTTTATAGGTTTTGCACCAGCGGAGGATCCAAAAGTTATTGTGTTGGTGGTAATAGATGAGCCTAATAATCCGGAAACCCATTTTGGAAGCCAATTGGCTGCACCTGTAGTAAAGAGTATTTTAGAAGATACCTTAAGATATTTGGAAGTACAGCCAAGAGGAATAGAAAAACCTGCATCAGTTGTAGTACCGGATGTGAGGAATATGAAGCTTTATGAAGCAGAAAACATTATTTTATCGAATAAGCTTAACTTTATTATAGAAGGAAATGGAGATACTGTTTTTGACCAAATGCCTAAACCAGGAGCAATTGTAGAAGAAAACACACAAGTTATTTTGTACTTAAATGCTGAAAAAATACAAGAGGTAGTAGTTCCTGATTTAACTGGTAAAAGCGTAAAAGAAGCTACAGAAATTTTAAATTCTTTGGGGCTTAAAATAAGAATAAAAGGCAGCGGTTTTGCTGTGAATCAAAGTCCGAAAGAAGGCACGATTTTGAAAAAAGGCGAAACTGTAGAAGTGGAGTTTAGGCCTAAGGAAAAATAAACTTCCTCTATGCAAAATCTATAATTGTGCTATACTATTTAGTGGTGGTATGCTTTTTAGATATTTTTGTGAGGAGGCCTAACATGAAACTAATAGATATTTTGAAGGGTGTTAAGTGCGAGATAAAAGGAGATCCTAATATAGACATCAGTGGGGTGTGTTACGATTCCCGTAAAGCCAAAAAGAAATATTTATTTATTGCTATAAAAGGGTTTAAAACCGATGGTATTTTCTATGTGGAAGAGGCTATTAAAAATGGGGCAGTTGCAGTGGTAGCAGATAGGGAAATAAAAGAATATCCTGGCATTACAACAGTATTAGTAGAAGATGCTCGAGCTACCATGGCAAAAATAGCTTCTAATTTTTACAATAACCCCACCAGCAAACTTACTTTAATTGGTGTAACAGGAACAAATGGCAAAACCTCTGTTACTTATATGCTAAAAGCGATTTTAGAAAGGCAAAATAATAAAGTGGGCCTGGTGGGGACTATACAAAATATGATAGGGGATGAAGTGATACCTTCTGTACATACCACACCTGAATCGTTAGATTTGCAGGAGCTTTTTAGCATTATGGTGAACAAAGGTGTTAAGTATGTAGTTATGGAGGTATCGTCCCATTCTTTAGCATTAAATAGAGTAGACGAATGTGAATTTGATATAGCAATTTTTACCAACTTATCCCAGGACCATTTAGATTTTCACCAGAACATGGAAGAGTATGCTAAGACAAAGAGTAAGTTATTCAAGATGGCAAAGAGGGCGTCGGTTATCAATATAGATGATAAATACTCTTCTATGATGATTGAGAGTTCTAAAGCAAAGGTTTTGACTTATGGTATAGAAGATTTTGCTTATGTTATGGCAAAGGATATTAGGAATAGTTTAGATGGTGTAAAGTTTAAAGTTCAGATTGAAGATAAAAAAGAAGAGATGTCATTGAAAATTCCTGGTTTGTTTAATGTCTACAATGCTTTAGCTGCTATTACAGTGGCTGATTTTCTTGGTATTTCTTTGCGAAGTGTGAGAGAGGCTTTAAGTCAAGTTACAGTAAAAGGTCGATTTGAACCGGTGGAGACAGGAAAAGACTTTTATGTGTTCATAGATTATGCCCATACTCCTGACGGAATACAGAATATAATGGAAGCCTTGAAGGAATATAAAACTGGGAGAAAAATACTTCTTTTTGGTGCTGGAGGAGATAGGGATAAAACTAAAAGGCCTTTGATGGGAGAAGTTGCAGGAAAATATGCAGATTTTTGCATTTTGACATCAGACAATCCTCGTTCGGAGGACCCAAGAGAAATAATTTCACAAATTGAGGAAGGCATAAAAAAGACTAATTGCCCTTATGTTGTAATAGAAAATAGAAAAGAAGCGATAAGATACGCTCTGACTAATGCTCAAAAAGACGATGTAATAATATTAGCAGGCAAAGGCCACGAAACTTATCAAATTATAGGAAATAAGGTTATTCCCTTTGATGAGAGAGAAATAGTTAAAGAAATTTTGTCTGAAGGTGGTAATAAATGATGGAACTTTTAATAGATGAAATTGTAAGAGCCACAGAGGGAAAATTGATAAAAGGAAATTTAAAGGACAAAGTAATGGGAATTTCGACTGATTCGAGAAAAGTCAAAAAAGATGAATTATTTATCCCTTTGAAAGGGGAAAAATACGATGGAGAAGATTTCGTAAAAGATGCAATAGACAAAGGTGCTAGTGCAGTTATTACTGCGAGGTTGGATAATGTAGAATGTTTGAAAGATTTTTCAGTTAATGTCATTTACGTTAATGAGACTTTAGAAGCTTTGCATAAAATTGCTTCTTATTATAGAAAAAAATTCAATATTCCTTTTATTGCTGTGACAGGTAGCAGTGGAAAAACTACTACGAAAGATATGATTGCACAAATATTGTCTAAAAAGTATAAAGTTTTGAAAACAGAGGGAAATTTTAATAATGAAATTGGCTTGCCATTGACAATTTTTAATTTGGAAGATACTCATCAGATTGCGGTAGTGGAAATGGGAATGAATGGTTTTGGAGAAATTAGGAGGTTAAAGAATATTGCAGAGCCTCAAGTAGCAGTTTTTACAAATATAGGAGTTGCTCATATCGAAAAATTAGGCTCAAGAGAAAATATATTAAAAGCAAAAACTGAGTTAATTGAAAATTTTAAAGAGGAAAATGTGATTGTATTAAATGCAGATGATGATATGCTATCAAAAATTCCTCTGCAGTATTCAAGTAAGTATTACAGATATGGTATAAAAAGTGGAGAAATTAAAGCTTGCGATATAGAAAAAGAAGAAAAAGATATAAAATATACTTTAAAATATAAAAATTTGGCGAAAGAAATAAAGCTTTCGGTTCCTGGTATTCACAATGTGTACAATTCTCTTGCTGCAATTTGTGTTGGATTAGAGTTTGGTATTAATGTAGAGGACATGGCAGAGGCTTTAAAAGATTTTCAACCAGGCAAAATGAGACTTAATATAATAAAAATAGGTGATATAAAAATTATTGACGATGTATATAATGCTAATCCGGATTCTATGAAAGCAGCTTTAAGCGTATTAAGGGATTTACCTGCTAAGAGAAAAATAGCAGTTTTAGGAGATATGCTGGAATTAGGTGAGTATGCAGTAGAAGCCCACAAAGAAATAGGAAAATTGGTGGCAGATAGCCATATAGATATTTTGATAACCTCTGGTGATATGTCGAAATATATTGCAGAAGAATCCAAGGTTTGTGGGATGAAAGAGAATAATATTTTTGTTTGTAACACTAATAAAGAGGTTAATGAAATTTTGAAAGATATTATCAAAGAAGGGGATTCAATTTTAGTAAAAGGTTCAAGAGGTATGAAAATGGAACAAATAGTACAATTTTTACAGGAGAGGGTAAAGTAAAATGTTACAAAAGATAATTTTGGCTACAGTTGTTGCTTTTGTGCTAAGCTTGGCCTCTGGTCCTCTTTTTATACCTTATCTTAGAAAATTAAAATTTGGGCAAAAAGTAAGGGAAGATGGGCCTAAAAGCCACATAAAAAAATCTGGAACCCCTACAATGGGGGGAATAATGTTTATTACAGCCACAGTTATTTCTACTTTAATTTTTTCTCATTGGAATAAATATTTGGCTATTTTGTTATTAGGTTTTTTGGGATATGGTTTAATAGGATTTGCAGATGATTTTCTAAAGGTTTATTTTAAAAGGCCTTTAGGTTTAAAAGCGAGAGAAAAACTTATTGGACAGTTTTTACTTGCGATAATCATTTCATATTTTGCTCAAGAATATGTAGGAACAGAAGTGATTTTTCCTTTTTTAAAAACTACTATTGACCTTGGCAATTTTTATATTCCTTTTATAGTTTTTGTGATTGTAGGAACAGTAAACAGTGTAAACTTGACAGATGGGCTTGATGGATTAGCAGCAGGTGTATCTTTTATTGTTATGGCTTTTTTCACTATGACAGCTTTATTTTTAAATAATATAACTTATGGAGCGTTCAGTGCCGCTTTGACAGGAGGATTGCTAGGATTTTTGAGGTATAACCGTCATCCTGCGGAAATTTTTATGGGAGATACTGGTTCCTTAGCTATTGGAGGAGCTATAGCTACTGCCGCGGTTTTGACTAAATTGCCTTTGATTTTGCCCTTGATAGGTATTATTTATGTGGCTGAAGCTTTTTCAGTGATTATTCAGGTATTGTCTTTTAAATTGTTTGGTAAAAGAGTTTTTAAAATGAGTCCTTTACACCATCATTTTGAACTGTCAGGATGGCAAGAACAAAATGTAGTCTACGCTTTTTGGATTGTTACTTTAATTGCGATGTTTTTATCTTTTTATAGTTTAAGCTAAGGAGTGCAAATTATGGAACTAAAGGGTAAAAAAGTTCTTGTGGCAGGTTTAGGAGTTAGCGGAATAGCTTTGTGTAAAGTGTTGGACAGCTTGAAGGCGAAAGTAATAGCTTATGATGAAAAAGAATATGATGTATTAAAAGAAAATTTAGAAGAAATTAAAAGTTTGTCCATAGATTTTAGGTTTGGTAAATTCAAAAAGGAATTTTTAGAAGGTGTGGATTTGGTTGTTTTAAGTCCAGGTGTTCCTACTGATTCGGATATAGTAAAAACAGCACAAGAAAAGAAAATTGAATTATTGGGAGAAGTGGAGTTTGCATATAGGTTTTCTAAAGCTCCTATTTATGCAATTACAGGTACAAATGGCAAGACAACTACTACTTCTTTATTAGGAGAAATGTTTAAAAATACGGGGAGAAAAGTATATGTTGCTGGGAATATTGGTTATCCACTTATTTATGCTGTCATGGAAGCGGCAGAAGGGGATTTCATAGTAGCAGAGATTAGTAGCTTTCAATTAGAGACTATAAAAGAGTTTAAACCTAAAATAAGCTGTATAATAAATATTACTCCTGATCATTTAGACAGACATAAAACCTTTGAAAATTATAGGGATATAAAAGGAAGAATTTTTGAAAATCAACGAGAAGATGAATATACTGTTCTCAATTACGATGACCCTGTTACTTGGAGTCTAAAAAATAAGGCTAAATGCAGAGTTTTTCCTTTTAGTAGAAAAAGTTTATTAGAAAATGGGGCATATATAAAAGATGGAAGTATTTATATAAGTGTTAATGGAAATGCTGAAAAAATTATTGACATAGAGGAAATTTATATTCCTGGAGAACACAATTTAGAGAATGCATTGGCCGCTTCTTCAGTAGCATATCTTTCAGGGATTAGTGCAGATGTTATTGCAAATACTTTAAAGACTTTTAAAGGTGTAGAACATAGGATTGAGTTTGTTGATGAAATAAATGGTGTAAAATTTTATAACGATTCTAAAGGGACTAACCCAGACGCTTCAATTAAAGCAATACAGGCCTTAAAAACCCCTATAGTTTTAATTGCTGGTGGTTATGATAAAGGTAGTGAATTTGATGAGTTTGTAAAAGCCTTTAATGGGAAAGTAAAGAAATTGATTTTGATAGGGCAAACTGCAAAAAAAATCAGAGATACTGCAAGGAAGTATTCTTATCCTGAAGATGACATACTTTTTGCTGGTACCTTAGAAGAAGCTGTTAAAAAAGCTTATGAAAGTGCGAAAGAGGGAGATAGTGTACTTTTATCACCAGCTTGTGCCAGTTGGGATATGTTTAGGAATTTTGAGGAGAGGGGAAGAATCTTTAAAAAGGCAGTGGCAGAGTTGAGGAGGTAAAATAATGAAAAAAAAGTACCCTGTGGATTATGGCATTTTACTCACAGTTTTAATACTAGTCTCCATTGGTGTAATTATGGTCTTTAGTGCTAGTTCTGCCAGTGCTGAGTATATGTATAATGACCCTTATTATTTTTTAAAAAGGCAATTGTTATGGGTAATATTGGGTTTTTTTGCTATGGTTTTTATGATGAATTTTGATTACACTATTTTAAAAAAGTTAGCTGGTCCTTTACTTATTATTTCGATTGGATTGCTTATTGCAGTCTTGATTCCTGGAATAGGAGTTGAAAGGTATAATGCAACCAGATGGATAGGAGTTGGAAGCTTTACAATACAGCCTTCTGAAGTGGCAAAATATGCTCTTATTATATACTTGGCAAAATATTTTGACAAACATCCTGATTATGCAAAGAGTTTCAAAAAAGGAGTTATGCCTGTCTTAGGATTGGCAGGATTGTTTTTTGGTCTTATAATGTTACAGCCTAATTTTAGTACAGCTGGTATTATATTTATTGTGGCTGTAATAATTCTCTTTGTAGCAGGTGCTAAATTATCTTTTATGGGAGCTTTATTTGGAGCAGGAATTGGGGCAGCGGTCGTTGTTTTTTCATCTTTTGAGTATATACGGGAAAGGGTATTTACATTTTTAAATCCGTGGCAGGATATTCAAAAATCTGGGTATCAAATCGTACAATCCCTTTATGCATTAGGTTCTGGAGGACTGTTTGGAGTTGGACTTGGAGGAAGCAGGCAAAAACTTATGTATCTGCCTATGCCTCACAATGATTTTATATTTTCCATAATTGGAGAAGAATTAGGACTTGTTGGTACAGTCACTATACTTTTGATGTTTTTATACCTTATTTTGCGAGGTTTGAGAGTGGCAG contains:
- the mraY gene encoding phospho-N-acetylmuramoyl-pentapeptide-transferase, whose protein sequence is MLQKIILATVVAFVLSLASGPLFIPYLRKLKFGQKVREDGPKSHIKKSGTPTMGGIMFITATVISTLIFSHWNKYLAILLLGFLGYGLIGFADDFLKVYFKRPLGLKAREKLIGQFLLAIIISYFAQEYVGTEVIFPFLKTTIDLGNFYIPFIVFVIVGTVNSVNLTDGLDGLAAGVSFIVMAFFTMTALFLNNITYGAFSAALTGGLLGFLRYNRHPAEIFMGDTGSLAIGGAIATAAVLTKLPLILPLIGIIYVAEAFSVIIQVLSFKLFGKRVFKMSPLHHHFELSGWQEQNVVYAFWIVTLIAMFLSFYSLS
- the murD gene encoding UDP-N-acetylmuramoyl-L-alanine--D-glutamate ligase, with translation MELKGKKVLVAGLGVSGIALCKVLDSLKAKVIAYDEKEYDVLKENLEEIKSLSIDFRFGKFKKEFLEGVDLVVLSPGVPTDSDIVKTAQEKKIELLGEVEFAYRFSKAPIYAITGTNGKTTTTSLLGEMFKNTGRKVYVAGNIGYPLIYAVMEAAEGDFIVAEISSFQLETIKEFKPKISCIINITPDHLDRHKTFENYRDIKGRIFENQREDEYTVLNYDDPVTWSLKNKAKCRVFPFSRKSLLENGAYIKDGSIYISVNGNAEKIIDIEEIYIPGEHNLENALAASSVAYLSGISADVIANTLKTFKGVEHRIEFVDEINGVKFYNDSKGTNPDASIKAIQALKTPIVLIAGGYDKGSEFDEFVKAFNGKVKKLILIGQTAKKIRDTARKYSYPEDDILFAGTLEEAVKKAYESAKEGDSVLLSPACASWDMFRNFEERGRIFKKAVAELRR
- the spoVE gene encoding stage V sporulation protein E, which produces MKKKYPVDYGILLTVLILVSIGVIMVFSASSASAEYMYNDPYYFLKRQLLWVILGFFAMVFMMNFDYTILKKLAGPLLIISIGLLIAVLIPGIGVERYNATRWIGVGSFTIQPSEVAKYALIIYLAKYFDKHPDYAKSFKKGVMPVLGLAGLFFGLIMLQPNFSTAGIIFIVAVIILFVAGAKLSFMGALFGAGIGAAVVVFSSFEYIRERVFTFLNPWQDIQKSGYQIVQSLYALGSGGLFGVGLGGSRQKLMYLPMPHNDFIFSIIGEELGLVGTVTILLMFLYLILRGLRVAAKAPDMFGCLLATGITSLIGVQTLINVAVATSSMPPTGVSLPFISYGGTSTVIMMAGVGILLNISRYANLDRS